In Gammaproteobacteria bacterium, the DNA window CCGGCGAGGGTCCCGTAGGCCAGCAACTGCACGCCGTGGGTCCGGCACACCTCGGCCATGGCGGTGGCCGGGCGCCGGTCCAGCAGCGAGTAGCACACCTGGTTGCAGACGATGGGGATGCCGCTGTGGAGCGCCATGTCCAGATGCACCGCATCCAGGTTGGTCACCCCCAGGTGCAGGATCTGTCCGTCGGCCTTCAGGTCGGTCAGGTGGAACAGGCAGTCCAGCCAGCTCGGGTCGGCGTAGTTCCAGGCGTGGAACTGGAGCAGATCGATGCGCTCCACGCCGATCCTCCGGAGCGCGCGGTCGACCGCCGCCTCCACCTCGGCCCGCGACGACGCGCCCGGGGACGGCACCCACTTGGTGAGCACGCGCACCCCCTCACGGCGCCGGGCCAGGGTCCCCGCGATGATCTCGGCGGAGCCGTAGTGATCCGCGGCGTCGAAGGTGTCGAACCCCGCCTCCACATGGGCCTCCAGCGCGCGCGCCGCCGCCTTCGGGTCGAGTTCGGTTCCGCCGCGTTCCGCGTCCGCGACCTGCCAGAGCCCGTTCAGCACGCGGGACACGCGCAGTCCCGGAGCCAGCAGCCGGCGTTCTACGCTCATTCAGGCGGGAGTTCGCGGAAGATGCGCTCCACATCCGCGCCGGAGGTCCTGAGCGCGGCCATCTCGCGCCAGTAGACGCCGGAGGCGACGGCCATCACCAGCAGCCACACCCACGTGGGATGGAAGTACCACGCCGCAACTTCACTGGTGAGGTCCCGCATCACCTGGACCACCAGGAAGGTCCCCAGCACGACCACGCCCGCGCCGCCCACCAGAGTCCGCGCGGTGCGCCCGGTGAGCACGGACACGCGCGCCGCCAGGTCGGGGTTGCGCCGCGGCAGCGTGAGCAACGCCAGGCACATCAGTCCGAAGTTCACCAGCATTGAGATGACGAGGATGTCGATACCCAGGAAGAAGTCGCCCGCGAGATGACTTCCTACGATCCCTACCGAGGCCATGACGCCGCTGGCGATGATGGCGATGTGGGGTGTGCGCCGGCGCGGGTGCACCGCGGCGGCCCTCTTCGGGAAGATGCCGTCCTCCGCCCACGCGAACATCATGCGCGAGACCGCCAGCAGCATCGCCGGGAGGTCGTTGATGAGCGCCACCGCGGCCCCGCCGACGATGACCACCGTCCATCCCGCGGGGAGCAGATACCCGAGCAGTCCGGGCGCGGTAAGATCCCGCACCTGCGCCTCGGCGGCGATGAAGCTCCAGGGAACCGCGTGGTACACCGCCGCAGTGAACAGGAAGTAGAAGCCCCCCACGATCGTGATCGCGAGCCCGATCGCGAGCGGCAGGTTGCGCCCCGGGTTCTTCGCCTCGCCCCCGGCCTGGGCGATGGAGTCGAAGCCGATGAAGGTGGCGAAGAGCAACACGGATGCCGCCAGCAGGGTGCGAGGTTCGAGCGCCGGCGCGGCCACCTCCGGGACGGACCGGCCCTCCGACGCCGAGAGCGCGGCTGCGAAGTCCCCGTGGTCGAAGGCGAACCCGGCCACGATCACCACCGCGCCCAGCGCGAACATCAGGAACATCATCGGGACGAGAGTCCGCTCGTAGAGCTCGAGCCCGCGCACGTTCACCAGCACGAAGGTCCACAGGAACGCGAGCGCCAGCCCCACCCGCACCGCACCGGTGTCGAGGGCGTCCGCGAGGGCGACCAACTCGAGCGCACCCGCGATGTCGCGCAGGAAGGGAATCAGGATGTAGGAGACCACCCCGATCGCGATGGACAGCCCGAACCACTGCGAGAAGCTGGCCACGAAGCCCCAGTACGGACTCAAGCCCCGGCTCGCATAGATGTAGCTGCCCCCGGCCCGCGGCATCGCCGAGCCCAGGCTGGCGTAGGCCAGCGCGGCCAGGACCGCGGGCACGGCCGCGAAGAGGTACGCGGGCAGCACCCAGGGCCCGATCCCGGGCACGCTGCGCTGGATCATGAAGGGCATCACGTTGATGGCGGCGCCGAGCATCGCACAGATGCCGGTCGCCACCAGCCCCATGAGCCCGAGTTCCCGGGCGAGCCCGGTTGCGGGCCGGGATCCGGCGGACGCCTCTCGATCGTTCATCGGTCGCGCTCTCCTCCTTCGCTGGCAGTCCGGGGGGAGTTCGTAATCGCGGGCCGTCAGAACCAGCGCCGCATCAGCCGCGGCTCGATTTCGACGACTTCACCCTTCACCGCGTCCAGCACCACCCGGACCCAGCCTATGTCCGGGGATCCCCAGGTCTCGAGACGCGTGAAGTTGGCGAGTCCGCGTCCCTTCCCGTCGGTCAGGGGCTGGTCCATCCGGAAGGTGTGCGTGTCCCCGTGGATGAAGAGGACATCCCCGGGAAAGGCGGCCACATGATCCCGCAGAGCGGCGACCAGGGCTCCGTAGCCGTCCCCGCCCCCGCTCTCGAGGCGGACGTTGGCGTGCGCTGCGAGCACGATCGTGGAAGCCTCGATGGCGCGCGCTTCCTGGAAGACCGCATCAACCCACGCGAGCGCTGCCTCGTTTCGCCGGGCCACCTCCTGGTCATGGCGGTGGTCGCGTCCCGGGAACTGCGCCGTCGCGTCGAACGACCCGACCACGTGGAGGGTGGCGA includes these proteins:
- a CDS encoding APC family permease — encoded protein: MNDREASAGSRPATGLARELGLMGLVATGICAMLGAAINVMPFMIQRSVPGIGPWVLPAYLFAAVPAVLAALAYASLGSAMPRAGGSYIYASRGLSPYWGFVASFSQWFGLSIAIGVVSYILIPFLRDIAGALELVALADALDTGAVRVGLALAFLWTFVLVNVRGLELYERTLVPMMFLMFALGAVVIVAGFAFDHGDFAAALSASEGRSVPEVAAPALEPRTLLAASVLLFATFIGFDSIAQAGGEAKNPGRNLPLAIGLAITIVGGFYFLFTAAVYHAVPWSFIAAEAQVRDLTAPGLLGYLLPAGWTVVIVGGAAVALINDLPAMLLAVSRMMFAWAEDGIFPKRAAAVHPRRRTPHIAIIASGVMASVGIVGSHLAGDFFLGIDILVISMLVNFGLMCLALLTLPRRNPDLAARVSVLTGRTARTLVGGAGVVVLGTFLVVQVMRDLTSEVAAWYFHPTWVWLLVMAVASGVYWREMAALRTSGADVERIFRELPPE